From the Metamycoplasma hominis ATCC 23114 genome, one window contains:
- the gap gene encoding type I glyceraldehyde-3-phosphate dehydrogenase: MKKTRIAINGFGRIGRLIFREIFNDPEFEIVAINDLTDAATLAHLLKYDTAHGKMNENIWHTENSIVVNGKEYRVYSEKDPLNLPWKELNVDIVIEGTGRYVTKEGAELHIQAGAKKVFITAPAKSEGVKTVVYSVNEDIITPEDKILSGASCTTNCLAPIANVLEKNFGIEKGFMTTVHSYTADQRLQDAPHKDLRRARAAASNMVPTTTGAAIAIGKVIPSLDKKLNGLSLRVPTITGSFVDLTVELKKDATVQEINEAMKKSASESLEYSTEPIVSSDIIGAKAGSIFDSLLTSVLEVEGKKLYKVYAWYDNESSFVAQYVRTLRHIGKLTK, encoded by the coding sequence ATGAAAAAAACTAGAATTGCAATCAACGGTTTTGGTAGAATTGGTCGTCTAATTTTTAGAGAAATTTTTAATGACCCTGAATTCGAAATCGTTGCTATTAATGATTTAACAGATGCAGCTACATTAGCTCACTTATTGAAATACGATACAGCTCATGGAAAAATGAATGAAAATATTTGACACACAGAAAATTCTATTGTTGTAAATGGCAAAGAATATCGTGTTTATAGTGAAAAAGATCCATTAAACCTACCTTGAAAAGAACTAAACGTAGATATAGTTATTGAAGGAACTGGAAGATATGTAACAAAAGAAGGTGCTGAATTACATATTCAAGCAGGTGCTAAAAAGGTGTTTATTACTGCTCCAGCTAAAAGCGAAGGTGTTAAAACAGTTGTTTATTCAGTAAACGAAGATATCATTACGCCAGAAGATAAAATTTTATCAGGCGCTTCATGTACTACTAACTGTTTAGCTCCTATTGCCAACGTATTGGAAAAAAACTTTGGTATTGAAAAAGGATTTATGACAACAGTCCACTCATATACAGCAGACCAAAGATTACAAGATGCTCCACACAAAGATTTAAGAAGAGCAAGAGCAGCTGCTTCAAACATGGTTCCAACAACAACTGGTGCTGCAATAGCAATTGGAAAGGTTATCCCTTCATTGGATAAAAAACTAAATGGACTATCTTTAAGAGTTCCAACAATAACTGGATCATTCGTTGATTTAACTGTTGAATTAAAGAAAGATGCTACTGTTCAAGAAATTAATGAAGCAATGAAAAAATCTGCTTCTGAATCATTAGAATATTCTACTGAACCAATTGTATCAAGTGATATTATTGGTGCAAAAGCAGGCTCAATATTTGACTCACTTTTAACAAGTGTGTTAGAAGTAGAAGGCAAAAAACTATACAAAGTTTATGCATGATACGACAATGAATCATCATTCGTTGCTCAATATGTTAGAACATTAAGACATATTGGAAAATTAACAAAATAG